AGGGGATATCATGGACAAGTACCCGGGCGGTGTTGGGACGGATCAGCTCATCTCTACACCAATGGAAGATCCTATGCAAAGGCGACCAATCGGTGCTGCTCCAACGCTGCCTCCTACTCCTGGACCGACGAAGAGGCGAGCTACTCAGGATCGCCTGGGCTGGGGGCTGAGAGCGTGCTCAAAAAGGCCCCGGGGCGGGGATGTGCTGAAGGCTCATTCGGGGTGACTGGGATCATCCTGTCCCCCGTGTGTGCGCTGATGAACTTCTAGAGTGTGTGAGTTTTGAGCTGCCCTGCGTGGAGCGATTGAGATCTACTGTTATAGTTTGTGGTGTGGGGTGTTGCGTAAAATACTATCTGGTTTGCTGCTTCTTGTGAACCCGGATGCTGTTAACAGTCTGGGTCTGTGCTATGCCCCGTTTTTAATAAAAAGTGGGGTGGGGGGAAACCCCTTTCGATAAAAAGAAAATGTTTCCCCTTTTAACTGGATTTGCCTATGAACAGGTTGGTATCACTTGTTGTGACAAGTTAGTAGGGAATCTCCTGTATGCcgtaagtatttttattaattttttCTCTACTTTATACAGTTGAGATTTTTGATGTGTGACTTATGAGGATGCACTTGCTCGTGGATGAAATAGGTTGCCACTAAATACCCAAACAATGCACTTGTCCATCGTCCTGCTCTCATCGACTATATTGTGTCCATGAAGGTAATATCTGCCACCTTTTTCATTCTTCTTTTTACATTTTCGGGAGTGCGCATGAAGAATGGACACTTTGTTTCAGAGCTCATTTGTCTTAGTTTTGTTAATCTGAAGTATTTCATTATGTCACTATTTTTCAGATAAAGAACCCTGCACAGCTAGACGCTGCTCTGTCATTTCTTACTAATGTTGGTCCTGATCCTTTGGATACTGGGAAGTTTGAAGAAGCCTGTGGTGTAGGTATGTTGTGCGCAACAACAATATATACGCTTCTAACAATTTTAACTAATGCATGTCACATTCACGGACAGGACACTAAGATCATGTACAGTGCAAGTGCTTAGAGAGATGTTCAGAAAGATAAACCATTTTTTTACTTGCAACGTAGGATAGTCTTCGTGCTTACGTTGATGGATGAGTGCTTGATTAGGCACCAATGTTTAGGAGGTGCTTATTAGTTTAACTAGTACTGTTAATATTATATAATAAATATCTGGAGTAGATGTAATTCACATATTTGCTTAATGATGTGGCAGCCATTCTGCTGCTTGGCCATGGCAGCTGCTCTTTAGTCGCCGGGAGAGTTAAACCCGGTCAGGGCTATAGTTGGGGAGGGCTGTCCCTGGATGGCCCTCCTGGGTAGTGCGCTGCGGCCTGCAGTTTATGGCCTTGCTGTAATCTGGGTGGCCATCGCCGCTTTGTAAAATCTCTCTTCCTATCTTAATAAAGATTGGCTTCGGCCTTTCGATGTGGCAACATTCTCTGTATGAACTCACACACCTTTCAGTCTACATACCCTAAGAAAGTCTATGATGGTGACTCGATAATGTGGTTGTTTGGATGCTACAATAATATAGGACAAGTTTGCATTTTGATGATCAGATATGAAAGGAACACCTTTCTCTGAAGCAGCATATTCAGTCAATTCTTTCAATTGGCCGCCTTATTGATTGGAGTGCAATGTGTAACTGCAGGCGTGGTTGTTTCAATTGAAGAGATTCATTCAACTGTCACCAAGGTTCTACATGAAAATATGGAAGCTATATTGGAGCAGCGTTATCATATAAATGGTTGTCTTCCAATTCACCTTTGTATTACACATTTTTTTGATTTGTTACTTGAGGGAACTGAtccttcatcctgtgttatccttcTTCCAGTTGGTAACCTATGCGGACAGGTTAGGAAGAGACACCCCTGGGGTGATGCTAAGGCGACAAAGGTGCAAAACAGTGCTATAGATAAAGCACTTGCTTATTTGGGTTGTATTAACTTCAGTTTAACCTCTTCATATTTTGCTCATACAGGAGGAGATCGAGAAAAGGCTTGCAGAGATATTGGGTCCAAAGACGGAAGCTGACAATGTAAAACCAGTAAAAACAAAGAAAGGAAAACCAGCAAAACCTGAGGTTGGTGCGCTGAAGTAGAGCCTTTGGGTTTAATAAAGTAGGGCGATTTAATTATTAATTAGCTACCTGTGCTTTCTTTGAAATCCAGGAGAAAAAGGTTGCAGTAGCTACTGTTGCCCCACCATCTGAGGACCTGAATCCATACTCGCATTTTCCTGAGCAGGCAGAAAACAACAAGGTATCATGAACTGTTGAGTTAAATCAATTAAATGTCTGTTATTGTTATGCATATAAATTCTGCAAGTACTGTTCTCTGATATCCCCATATGTTAGTATTGTTCTTCTAAGCGCTATCATTGGCTGTTCTGTTGGTTGTCACTTGTAAAGAATGCATGAACTTAAGTGGTTTTGATTTCTTTGCACGAGCTAGGTTCATACAGAAATATTCTTCAGCAATGGGAACATATGGAGGGCACATAACACAAAGGAGATTTTAGAGAAACATCTTATGGCAACTGGTGGAAAAGTGTCGACTCGTTTCCCTCCAGAACCTAATGGATATCTTCATATCGGTCATGCCAAGGTTTTTATAATCTTCATGAAAAGCATTTCCATATATACCACTTCCATGGAAAGTGGAATAGTATGCTTACATTCTTCATTTGATGCAGGCTATGTTTATTGATTTTGGACTGGCTGAAGAGCGGAATGGCTATTGTTACCTTCGGTAATaacatttgttttttcttttcatttGGAACAATCTTTTCCTGCTTGCCATGCTATCCTTTCCTGGCTATGTTTACTGATTTTGAACCGACTACTTATTTTAGTTGGGTCTGTCCTGACCGAATACTGCTTCAATTTATGTTTCTTCTCTTACATTATATACTGCATCTATTTAATTATATATTTCCATATTCGATCTGgagttctgattatttttgcttggTCTGAAAGTGCTTACATAGAATTCTTGCTGCTTTAGTTCTTCcgcattctcattcatgacaaaaTGAACTGCTGTCTATCTGAAAAACAGGTTTGATGACACAAACCCTGAAGCTGGAAAGATGGAATATATAGACCATATCCAGGAGATAGTTCATTGGCTGGGATGGGAGCCCTATAAAGTTACATATACAGGTGATTATTTTCAAGCTTTGTATGAGCACGCAGTTGAGTTAATACGGAAAGGGCTGGCCTATGTAGATCACCAGGTTCTTTCTCTCCTCCTTTCTTTATCATGGTACAAAAATTTAAAAGGAGGAAATGAGCATGCATATCGAATCCTTGAGAAATAAGATGTGCAAATGCTGACTGGTATATGATTTCCAGACTGCAGAACAGATCAAGGAAGGCAGGGAAAATAACTTGGATAGTCCATGGAGGGATAGACCTATTGAGGAGTCACTAAAGTTATTTGAAGACATGCGGCGTGGGTTAATTGCTGAGGGCGCAGCAACTCTGCGAATGAAGCAGGACATGCAGAATGATACCAGAAACATGTACGACTTGATTGCATACAGAATAAAAGTAAGTTGCAAAACTCGTTTTGTGAATTGAATGGCCATATCTTATCAATACATAACTAATCCTTTATGCCATATAGTTCACCCCCCATCCACATGCTGGTGACAAATGGTGTATATATCCAAGCTACGATTATGCCCATTGCATGGTGGATTCACTTGAAAACATTACTCATTCGGTAATTTTCCCTTTTCAAAATAGCTTTGGCTTGTTTAAACTATAACACGACTAACTGAGTGTGGTTATTCATTAGCTGTGCACGCTTGAGTTTGACATACGACGTCCGTCGTACTACTGGgtacttgttttttttttttttggaaaaggggaacgccccggcctctgcatcaggagTGATGCATACAGCCATCTTATTTAAGAAGCAACAAAAAGTGCGTACAAAATTCCAAAGTCTCTAACTGAAAACAATAAAAAGCAGCCCACACAGAGCGCAGAAGGCTAGAAACACTAACTAGCCAATAAaggagccacaaccggctggctatatagatagggaaactaattgcctatcctattacatgaccgccatccaaaccggttgaagatatcccgagcaacCATCTCCCACCGGGTAGATCCAGTagccaaatgctccctggcctccatcggagtgagtaatgACCATGAACGGATCAGCGCCGTAGCTCGGAAGATAACCTTCAAAAAATGAATTCGTGAtgatctgttaaaaaccaaatcatttctgcacaGCCAGATGGTCCATAATAAAGCGCAgactccaacccgaatatgtcttgcTATTGTAGAGTCAAACCCATATAGCCAATTCCCAAATAAAGCATTAACAGTATTCGGTGGAGttatattaaaagcaatgtggaccgtctgcCAGAGAACCTTGGCcagcgggcaatcaaaaaagagatgttCAATTGTCTCAtctcgatcacagaaactacacctagtaggtcctgtccaattacgctttattaagttgtcctttgttagaataacttgtttatgaacaaaccacataaacacttttattttcaaaggtaCTTTGACATCCCAGACACTCTTGGACGTTGGAATGGAGCTTGTATTAATAACATCAGTATACATAGACCTGACTGTAAATACCCCAGACGTAGTCAACTTCCAGCGTAATTTATCCGGTTGGTCAGAAAGTTGAACCTCCATTAGTCTCCTAACTAACTGGAGCCAAACCTCCCAACGATTACCCGCTAA
The sequence above is drawn from the Triticum aestivum cultivar Chinese Spring chromosome 7A, IWGSC CS RefSeq v2.1, whole genome shotgun sequence genome and encodes:
- the LOC123153730 gene encoding glutamine--tRNA ligase, with amino-acid sequence MGAGGKGYKAPTLQLEKLLALGLDQRTAENALVNSKVTANLAAIIAEVGITCCDKLVGNLLYAVATKYPNNALVHRPALIDYIVSMKIKNPAQLDAALSFLTNVGPDPLDTGKFEEACGVGVVVSIEEIHSTVTKVLHENMEAILEQRYHINVGNLCGQVRKRHPWGDAKATKEEIEKRLAEILGPKTEADNVKPVKTKKGKPAKPEEKKVAVATVAPPSEDLNPYSHFPEQAENNKVHTEIFFSNGNIWRAHNTKEILEKHLMATGGKVSTRFPPEPNGYLHIGHAKAMFIDFGLAEERNGYCYLRFDDTNPEAGKMEYIDHIQEIVHWLGWEPYKVTYTGDYFQALYEHAVELIRKGLAYVDHQTAEQIKEGRENNLDSPWRDRPIEESLKLFEDMRRGLIAEGAATLRMKQDMQNDTRNMYDLIAYRIKFTPHPHAGDKWCIYPSYDYAHCMVDSLENITHSLCTLEFDIRRPSYYWVLVFLGLAAPPYVWEYSRLNISHNVMSKRELNRLVTEKWVDGWDDPRLLTLAGLRRRGVSAAAINSFIRGMGITRSDNSLIPFERLEYHIREELNKTASRAMVVLHPLKVVITNLEDGEVIDLDGKKWPDAPADEASSYYKVPFSRIVYIEKTDFRLEDSKDYYGLAPGKSALLRYAFPIKCTEVIHGDNPDEIVEIRAEYDPSKTSKPKGVVHWVAEPLKVEIRLFEKLFLSEV